The region CTAAAGCTTTGTCATTATCACCAGACTCTGACTTAAAAACATTCTGAGCACCTATTTTGAAGTGTAGGAAGCTGGTCACCAATATTAGTAATAATCGATTTTTCATTTTAAAGTAACTGGCATTAAAATTAACTATCTGGTTTACAGTGCAGCAAAGTATAAAAAGAGTAGTAATAATAAAAAAATAAACACTAATTATTTTCCTTTTAGAGTACAATAACCTCTTTATATAATCTATTTTCCGGAAAAATAAAAAGGCATCTGAATTAGATTAAACTAATTAAAACATGTCATCATTGAGTATTCGTAAGTAACCTCACCTTCTCTCATTCACATAGTACAATGGCATGATAAAAATTATTTTTCTGAATCAATGGTCAGTGTATTCACATTAATTTAGATTTGAAATTTAGACTTTTGAAAGTATAATTAATTATGAGTACAAGTTCTCGATTAGTTGCATTATTATTACTGTTGTCTTGCACAGCAGTTAAATTCCCAGAAAAAATAATTACTGAAGTCACGACAGATGACAAACCTAATATAATTATCATTCTGGCGGACGATATGGGATTTTCTGATCTTGGTTGCTATGGTTCTGAAATCCCGACACCCAATCTGGATAAACTAGCCAATCAAGGATTACGCATGACTAACTTTTACAATGCAGGCCGTTGTTGTCCATCTCGAGCATCTATCCTTACCGGACTTTATCCTCATCAAGCAGGAATCGGTGATATGCTTCAAAATAAAGGGTCTTATGCTTACCAGGGTTTTCTAAGTGATAGCTGCGTTACAATAGCTCAGTTATTGAAACAGGCAGGTTATCATACTATCACCTCAGGAAAATGGCATGTAGGTACCTCCCCATCTGCCCTTGCACATAACAGAGGCTTTGACAAGTCTTTCTGTATGTTGAATAACGGAAGCAGTTATTTTAAAAATGGACCGTTGTATAATGATGGAAGAACTGTCACCTTTATGCAAAATGGTCGGGTGATAAACAGAGATACCAACTATTACCTCACACAAAATATTACAGACTTTGCTTTAAATGCAATTGAAGAACAGAAGAATAACAAAAATCCTTTCTTCTTATATCTCACATACACGGCTCCTCACTGGCCAATACAAGCTCCTGAAGAAGACATCCAATTATTCAGAGGCAAATACCTGATTGGTTGGGATTCTATTAGAGAATATAGATTAAAAAAACAAATCAAAGAAAAGATCTTCTACAAGAATATAAAACTTACTTCACGCTACTACAAAGTTCTTCAATGGGATAATGTCAATGAAAACGATAGAAATTTATGGGACTTGCGCATGTCCATCTATGCTGCCATGATCTATAGGATGGACAAAGGAATCGGAGAAATCCTACAAAAGCTCCAGGATACTGGTGAAGATAAGAATACATTGATCATTTTCTTATCAGATAATGGCGGCAGTGGAGATGAAGTACAAAAAGATAATCTTGTAATTCAAAGAAACGGAACTCCGGGAACAGGTGACTATATTGACAGCTATCAAAAAAACTGGGGTAATGCAAGTAATACGCCATTTTCAATGTTTAAAAAGAACATGCATGAAGGAGGTATTTCTACTCCATTTATAGCATATTATCCAGGAGTAATTAAACCAGGGCAGATTAACCATTCAACGGGTCATATCATTAATATCTTACCTACATGTTTAGAATTGGCGAAAATAAAATACCCACAGTCACTTAATGGTACCCCTTTAAAACAACCCGAAGGCAAAAGTATGACTAATATCTTTAAAGGAGCAACGTCAGGAAACGATACTTTGTACTGGGAGCATGAAGGAAACAAAGCTATAAGAGTTGTAGATTGGAAGCTTGTGTACGAGATGGACCAGAACGAATGGGAACTCTACGATTTAAAAACGGACAGGTCAGAAACTAATAATCTATCAGATAAATATCCAGAGAAAGTAAAACAACTAAAAGCTGCTCATGATAAATGGTGTTCCAAAGTTGGAGTTGTTGACTGGACATTGATAAAATGAAGTACTCTCCTTTATTGAAAGTAAGTAAATAATCTTCCTTTTAACTGGAAGGAATCCATGATAATAAAATTACATAGAGCTATACATAAACTTTAGAAAAACATAATTATTGCATTTATCTGAAAATTTAAATTTTATTTTATTTACTCCCTCAACACAATAATATTTTTTTTTAAATATTTTATTACCTGACTTATCCCTATAAACACTGAGTTCATCTTAAAATAAGATAGATTTATAAAACCTGTATTTTCTTTCAGCGTAGAAGTAAATTAAAAATTAGAAGAAATAACAAACAAGAATAGTACAAATGAGCTTCGGCAAAAGACAGGTAATCATATCAGTTCTATATATATCTGCATGTTTAATTTTATACGTTACCCAAGATTATTACAAAGAGATTAGAGAAAGATGCAATAAAATTCAAATAACATCTGAAAAAGAAGAAATCACTCTAGAACTTCAAAAATATATACCAACCAACTATTTCAGCAACACTGCCAAAGAATTTTCAGAGACAGCAAATGGAATAAATCATTTACGATTTTTCATAAATGACAATCTGATCAATACAATATCTGAAATAAAAAATCTCCATCTGGATATTCAGAACACCTTATTACTTGCTAAAAACAATAACGAACTTTTAGCAGATAATGAAAGAATTGAAGTTTTAAAATCAAAACTTAAAATCCTTACAAGTCTTCTATCAGAAGTAAACTCCCAAATTCAATTAGCAGAAAATATCCTGTTTATATTCTTTATAATTTCAATAATATTTATTGCAAATATTTCACAGATTTCATTTGCCAACAGAATAAAAAAGGAAATCATAAAAATTTCTGCAACTCTAGATACGCTTGCTAAGGGAGACATTTGCAAAACTGAAGCAATTGATTTAAATGAGTTTAAAGATATTCATATAGCAATAAATATCATTATTGAAAATCAAACAAAGCTGGCTTCCTTTGCAGAAAGAATCGGAGATGGAAATTACCAGATGCATTATGAAAAACTTGGTCAGAATGATAAAATAGGAATTGCTTTACTTGGAATGTGTGACAAACTTCAAAAAGTAAACGCAGAAGAAAAAAGAAGAAATTGGGCTAATGAAGGTTTTGCAAAATTTTCTGATATACTAAGAAATGAAAGTAATGAAAAATCTTTGTCAGACAAGTTACTTGTTTCTCTAATAAAATATATCAATGCTAATCAAGGCACTATTTATCTTATACGAGAAGAAGGAGAAAAACAGATTCTTAAACTTATTTCATCCTATGCATGGGATAGAATGAAACATGAAGAAAGGAATATAGATATAGGTGAAGGATTAATTGGTCAAGCCGCCATTGAAAGAGAGCATGTATATTTAACTGACATTCCTGAAAACTTTATCCGCATAACATCAGGACTTGGAGAGGCTCTTCCCTCCAGTGTTTTGATTATGCCATTATGCAATAACACAAATATATTAGGTGTAATGGAATTTGCCTTTTTCAGAAAACTGGAAAAATATGAAATAGAGTTTTTGGAAAAAATTGCAACCAGCATTGCAACAACAATATCTTCCGTTAAAACAAATGAACAGACGTTCAAATTACTTGAAGAATCAAGGCACCTGACTCAGGAAATGAAACTTCAGGAAGGAGAACTCATTAAGCAAGCAGAAGAATTAATGTCAAAAGAGGAAACACTCCTTAGAAGCATGAAAGAGCTGGAAGCTGTGAAAGGTACCTTAAGTGACAAACTGGAAGAAGCAAAAGAAGAGATGAAACAACAGATCAAGGAAATAGAAATTGAAAAACTTAAGAATGAAGGAATCCTTGAAGGTTGTGTTGACGCTGTTATAACCTTTGACAAAAAAGGAACAGTAGAGTTTTTCAATAAGGCTTCGGAAGAAATTTTCGGATATAAACGTAACGAGGTATTAGGAAGAAACATCAATGAGCTAATCAATCTTTATTTAGATGAGAATAATGGCGATTATTACGCATTTTATATTGAAAATAGCAATTCGAAAAAGCCTATCAGCATAAGAACTGAAATCTCAGTTAAAAGCAAAACATCCGGTGAAATCCCAGTATTAATAACTTTATCAAAAACTGTTATAGAAAGTAAATTCTACTTTACTGTCTTTATACAAAGTATAGCAGTGGAGCTATTCTGATTAATCACCTCTAAGTACAATCCCCTTACAAAAACTAAATATGCTGCAACTTGAAGAGGACAATATAATTAAGTCTATTATAGAGTTACTTGAAGGAAATAAAATACAAATATTAAAACTTCAAAAATGTTCTTCTGAAGATTTTCTATTAATAGCATCCTTATTTAAAAACAATTCACCCAATAACAAAACAATAACAGTTGATCCAACTATTGTAAGCTGCATCATAAAAGACCTGCAATATCAAGATGCTATGAGACAAAAACTTGAGCATATCGAAACAATTGACGACTTGTTGCTTAAGGAGCTTAAACAAAGCCTAATTCAAAATGGAGATATAATCTACTGTACTGTCATTCGAGAAATAATAACACTTAATATAGCTCAACTAAAGGTGATGTCAGAAGAATATAGATTAATAGTTGAAAACCTGCAGAAGAATATACAAAAGATAGAAACCAAGGAAATTGTAGACAATTCGTACAACATTTCTAAATATCTAAGTCAAAATCAATTGACTGATACATTGATTAAAGACATTATTGAAAAGCATACTTTAATTTCCAAACTATCATTGGAATACAAACATAAAAGAAAAAAGGACATAAACGCAGTTCTGCTAAAACTAAGAGATGTCTATACAATGCAAAGCGAGAGAGACGTTTTTAACAAGATATTTGAAAAAGAAATACGTAACAACCAGGATAATCAATTCGAAAGTAATCAGGAAAACAATATTGAGTTCTTTTAAGAAGAAATAGTAACAATGGGGAAGATTCAAATAAAAACTTTTACGAAAGATAACTCTGATATTGATATAATAATAAAAGGAGGTATTTCACTAAAACATATACGAATACGATATAGTGAACTGCAAAAAATTAAAGATTCATACAAGAAATATACTATATCATATTCAGACGTAAATAATATTGATGCAGCAGGATTTCAGGTGCTATACTCCTATTTTAAATCTTTACAAAAAAAAGAAAAAAGAAATATACATAGCAGATCAATTCAATGATGGGCTGATGAAGATTTTAAATTGCGCTGGTCTTTTAGATATTCTATATCTAAAAAAGTAAACAAGCTATAGAAACTGACAGAGACAAATAAAAGAAATTATAATAATACCAAATCATGAAAAAAACGATTCTTATTGCGGATGACTCCGAGAGCGTAAGGGAAGTTGTAAGTTATACATTAATTAATGCAGGATATGAAGTGCTAATAGGAATTGACGGAGAAGATGCATTAAAATATCTTAACGGCAAGGAAATTCATCTGGTATTGACGGATCTCCATATGCCTAAGATGGATGGTATAGCACTTATAAAAGAAATAAGATCGAAGCCTGAATATAAATTTATCCCTATCCTATTTCTCACCACGGAATCCAATGCTTCTAAAAAAGAAGAGGCAAAAGCTGCTGGTGCAACCGGTTGGATTGTTAAGCCTTTTGTGCCCGAGAAACTTATAGAAACGATTCAGAGGGTAATAAGATAAGTATAGATTAAAAACTTTATTTTTTGATGAGGCGATAGGCTTAATCAACGAACCGAACGTATAGCTTTACTTCTGAACAATAATAAGGAAGAAAAACCTATTCTAGGAGAAATCTTCATGATTATCCATACCACACTCTTAAAGGACATTGCAAGTATAGAGGACTTACAATCGATTGAAATTTCACTTTAATACAAAATCAATTTTATAAATGATGAAAATTTAACGACTCATTCTTATCTCTCATTTAACTTAGCAAACGATTTTTTTGCTGTAAATGAATCGTATGTCAAGGAGGTATTACCATTTACAGGAAGTACCGATACTTTGAATTCTAAATTCTTAAATAAACCACTTATAAATAACTATTAACCCTGATTATCTATGAAAATACGTCATCAACTTTTTATTGGAAACGGTCTAGTGTTGATCATGATCATCGCCCTGGCTACTGTTTCTTATAATAGCATCAATTCACTAATAACAACTTCAAAATGGGTAGATCATACCCACGAAGTTATCGAAAGAGCAAATTCGTTAGGAAAATTATTAATCGATATGGAAACAGGAGAGCGAGGCTTTTTGCTTACAGGTGAGGAAGAATATTTGGAACCATACAATGAAGGAAAGAAAAGATTTAAAACAGTGCTTAACGAAGTAAAGCAACTTGTCAACGATAATCCTGAACAAGTGGCAAGGTTTGAAGTGATTGATAATCTTGAGACTCAATGGCATGAAAAGACCGGTAATGTTGAAATCAGTGCCCGAAGAAAAATTAATGAAGGAACTGCGAGTATGGACGATCTGATGGTATTGATAAATAAAAAATCAGGCAAACAAACTATGGATCAGCTACGGATTAAACTTGAGGAAATTGTTAAAATCGAAAAAGGGTTGATGGATAAAAGAACACAGGAATCAGATGAAACAGCAGCCACTTCAATATCTGCTTCATTGATAGGTGCAACACTAGGATTTATTATATGCCTGGGAGTAGCAATCTGGATTGTACTTTCAATATCTAGCTCTTTAAAAATTGCGAATGAAGCGATCAAATCAGTTGCAGAAGGTGATCTTTCTTTGAAGATAGATACAAGCAAAAAAGACGAAGTTGGGGAAATGCTTAAACACCTGCAGGAAATGGTTAATAAATTAAATGAAACATTAACTTTTATTAGCACAGCTGCCGAAAGCATTAGTTCTGCCAGTAAACAAATGAGTTCTTCTTCTCAGCAGCTTTCTGAAGGAGCTACTGAACAAGCCGCTTCTGCGGAAGAAGTTTCAACTTCTATGGAACAGATGACCAGTAACATTCAGCAAAGCACTCAGAACGCACAGGAGACAGAAAAAATTTCCCTTAAGGCAACAGAGGATGTAAGTGAAGGAGGCAAATCAGTTAGCATGACAGTGATGTCAATGAAAGAAATTGCTCAGAAAATTTCAATTATAGGGGAAATTGCAAGACAAACGAATTTGCTGGCTCTTAATGCAGCTGTGGAAGCGGCAAGAGCTGGTGAGCATGGTAAAGGATTTGCTGTTGTAGCTGCAGAAGTACGAAAACTAGCTGAAAGAAGTCAACAGGCAGCTATCGAAATAGATGCTCTTTCAAAAACCAGTGTAACAATTGCTGAAAAGTCTGGAAAAATACTTGAGCTGATCGTTCCAGATATCCAGAAAACCTCAAGGTTAATTCAAGAGATCACCGCATCCAGCAATGAGCAGAATTCCGGAGCTGAGCAAGTAAATAGTTCTATTCAGCAACTTAATAGAGTTATACAGAATAATGCTGCTACCGCTGAAGAGATGGCGGCTAGCGC is a window of Sporocytophaga myxococcoides DSM 11118 DNA encoding:
- a CDS encoding arylsulfatase, whose protein sequence is MSTSSRLVALLLLLSCTAVKFPEKIITEVTTDDKPNIIIILADDMGFSDLGCYGSEIPTPNLDKLANQGLRMTNFYNAGRCCPSRASILTGLYPHQAGIGDMLQNKGSYAYQGFLSDSCVTIAQLLKQAGYHTITSGKWHVGTSPSALAHNRGFDKSFCMLNNGSSYFKNGPLYNDGRTVTFMQNGRVINRDTNYYLTQNITDFALNAIEEQKNNKNPFFLYLTYTAPHWPIQAPEEDIQLFRGKYLIGWDSIREYRLKKQIKEKIFYKNIKLTSRYYKVLQWDNVNENDRNLWDLRMSIYAAMIYRMDKGIGEILQKLQDTGEDKNTLIIFLSDNGGSGDEVQKDNLVIQRNGTPGTGDYIDSYQKNWGNASNTPFSMFKKNMHEGGISTPFIAYYPGVIKPGQINHSTGHIINILPTCLELAKIKYPQSLNGTPLKQPEGKSMTNIFKGATSGNDTLYWEHEGNKAIRVVDWKLVYEMDQNEWELYDLKTDRSETNNLSDKYPEKVKQLKAAHDKWCSKVGVVDWTLIK
- a CDS encoding GAF domain-containing protein; the encoded protein is MSFGKRQVIISVLYISACLILYVTQDYYKEIRERCNKIQITSEKEEITLELQKYIPTNYFSNTAKEFSETANGINHLRFFINDNLINTISEIKNLHLDIQNTLLLAKNNNELLADNERIEVLKSKLKILTSLLSEVNSQIQLAENILFIFFIISIIFIANISQISFANRIKKEIIKISATLDTLAKGDICKTEAIDLNEFKDIHIAINIIIENQTKLASFAERIGDGNYQMHYEKLGQNDKIGIALLGMCDKLQKVNAEEKRRNWANEGFAKFSDILRNESNEKSLSDKLLVSLIKYINANQGTIYLIREEGEKQILKLISSYAWDRMKHEERNIDIGEGLIGQAAIEREHVYLTDIPENFIRITSGLGEALPSSVLIMPLCNNTNILGVMEFAFFRKLEKYEIEFLEKIATSIATTISSVKTNEQTFKLLEESRHLTQEMKLQEGELIKQAEELMSKEETLLRSMKELEAVKGTLSDKLEEAKEEMKQQIKEIEIEKLKNEGILEGCVDAVITFDKKGTVEFFNKASEEIFGYKRNEVLGRNINELINLYLDENNGDYYAFYIENSNSKKPISIRTEISVKSKTSGEIPVLITLSKTVIESKFYFTVFIQSIAVELF
- a CDS encoding response regulator, producing the protein MKKTILIADDSESVREVVSYTLINAGYEVLIGIDGEDALKYLNGKEIHLVLTDLHMPKMDGIALIKEIRSKPEYKFIPILFLTTESNASKKEEAKAAGATGWIVKPFVPEKLIETIQRVIR
- a CDS encoding methyl-accepting chemotaxis protein, with translation MKIRHQLFIGNGLVLIMIIALATVSYNSINSLITTSKWVDHTHEVIERANSLGKLLIDMETGERGFLLTGEEEYLEPYNEGKKRFKTVLNEVKQLVNDNPEQVARFEVIDNLETQWHEKTGNVEISARRKINEGTASMDDLMVLINKKSGKQTMDQLRIKLEEIVKIEKGLMDKRTQESDETAATSISASLIGATLGFIICLGVAIWIVLSISSSLKIANEAIKSVAEGDLSLKIDTSKKDEVGEMLKHLQEMVNKLNETLTFISTAAESISSASKQMSSSSQQLSEGATEQAASAEEVSTSMEQMTSNIQQSTQNAQETEKISLKATEDVSEGGKSVSMTVMSMKEIAQKISIIGEIARQTNLLALNAAVEAARAGEHGKGFAVVAAEVRKLAERSQQAAIEIDALSKTSVTIAEKSGKILELIVPDIQKTSRLIQEITASSNEQNSGAEQVNSSIQQLNRVIQNNAATAEEMAASAEELEAQAASLEETISFFNLGHDKGKKYNSGDNGYAKKKSFSKQASTGKTGKSVNGVAIKLDNGSVSDADFTKF